A genomic stretch from Nitrospira defluvii includes:
- a CDS encoding pentapeptide repeat-containing protein gives MDHSPPPASGLRISNDAMYRLLREGCIKEFNVKRASGEKVDLTRCDLRGLDLRGLDVDGLDFTDCYFRQADLRGIDFRKANLEGASINAAKISGAYFPPELSASEIELSLLHGTRMRYQPKS, from the coding sequence ATGGATCACTCACCACCACCCGCGTCTGGACTACGAATCTCAAACGATGCCATGTACCGGTTGCTCCGCGAGGGGTGCATCAAGGAATTCAACGTCAAACGGGCCTCCGGTGAGAAGGTAGACCTGACCCGTTGTGATCTGCGCGGGCTGGATTTACGCGGTCTGGACGTCGATGGACTGGACTTCACTGACTGTTACTTCCGGCAGGCCGATCTCCGCGGCATCGATTTCCGCAAAGCGAACCTCGAAGGCGCCAGCATCAATGCGGCCAAGATCTCCGGCGCCTATTTTCCCCCGGAACTGAGCGCGAGCGAAATTGAGCTCTCGCTGCTTCACGGTACGCGGATGCGCTATCAGCCAAAGTCCTAG
- a CDS encoding DUF748 domain-containing protein — protein MALFARNRIVLILLCGCLAFYALLGFVIAPYVVQTYVIPALSERLRHPVLLGDVRINPFTFSVTLKGFEIQEPDRTPMVGFQELFVDFEGTSLVSSAYTFDEIRLTLPFGLMHLRTDGTLNLLGLAPPASEQPPQPVAPEAKTQKTPLPPVEIRLLSIQRGVIEYRDDTKQQPITIDVVPIEITLRNFGTRRGGENAYAFSAEFGEGEVLAWEGTLHLDPLESDGHVSLSHVDLTTFWPSLRDRFRFDILSGTFLVDGRYHFDTHQAPVNLQINDAKIELADFRLAAAGSRDPVITLPSVGVHGIRLDLPQRVLGIGGVVLSGADVRAWLAEDGVVNFKPLFAPVPAPEKASGPTEPPAPAAAGPPWTVDVQAVEVDKSQVEFEDRTLATPAQVTIENLQVTAKDLHVPFRGSIPVTAGFTLNQQGTFDSRGTLQLDPLQASLSLKLAHIGLRPFQPYLDRTMQVDITDGEVELDGEVTYRSRPESEPMLRYVGQVGVNKLHVAERVSGKEFLGWTAFGLQKVELDLSPTKVKIGEIALRDPAVRLVTGKDGSLNLSKLMRKTEPQAAESTPPPAARESPGKKTAPTPVDIDVVRLSKLSATFIDESIDPVVATGITDLSGTIKGLSSKQVAKAQVVLAGEVDEVAPIKIQGQINPLSEDAYTHLTFLFQGVDLTAVSPYAGKYVGYPITKGKLSLDLMYQVSKKQLVGENKVLVDQLTFGEKTDSPDATSLPVRLAVGLLKDRRGLIDIDLPVRGDLNEPDFRYGRVVLNALVNLITKVATSPFSALGGLVGGGGEDLQFIEFAAGIEEVGEAEQRKIDSIANALQERPALRVDVIGTADPARDRDALAMQKISADVQRRFTQGGTKNLQAVLSPSREFELLSDLYAEKLGKQPMKKEELPGGKSVERVLTADELRQQLVPAMGVEESELRLLAQGRAKAIRERLIEQGGLPEDRVFLVEVELAQSEGKPIRAHLNLTGN, from the coding sequence ATGGCGTTGTTTGCGCGGAACCGAATTGTTCTCATCCTGCTCTGCGGCTGCCTGGCGTTCTACGCGCTGCTGGGTTTTGTCATCGCGCCCTATGTGGTGCAGACCTATGTGATTCCCGCCTTGTCCGAGCGATTGCGGCATCCCGTCCTGCTCGGCGATGTTCGCATCAATCCCTTCACCTTTTCCGTCACGTTGAAGGGCTTCGAGATTCAGGAGCCGGACCGGACGCCGATGGTCGGCTTTCAGGAACTGTTCGTGGATTTCGAGGGGACTTCCCTCGTGAGTTCCGCCTACACGTTCGACGAGATTCGTCTGACGCTCCCGTTCGGGCTCATGCATCTGCGGACGGACGGCACGTTGAACCTGCTCGGTCTGGCCCCTCCGGCGTCCGAACAGCCGCCTCAACCGGTCGCGCCCGAAGCGAAGACGCAGAAGACGCCTCTTCCTCCGGTGGAGATTCGCCTGCTCAGTATTCAACGGGGAGTGATTGAATATCGGGATGATACGAAACAGCAGCCCATCACGATCGATGTCGTGCCGATTGAAATTACGTTGCGCAATTTCGGGACGCGGCGTGGGGGCGAGAACGCCTATGCCTTCTCGGCGGAGTTTGGTGAGGGCGAAGTCCTGGCTTGGGAGGGGACGCTTCACCTCGATCCGCTGGAATCGGATGGTCATGTCTCACTGTCGCATGTCGACCTCACGACGTTCTGGCCCAGCCTTCGGGACCGATTTCGATTCGACATCCTGAGCGGGACGTTTCTTGTCGACGGACGCTACCATTTCGACACTCACCAAGCTCCGGTCAATCTCCAAATCAACGATGCCAAGATTGAATTGGCCGATTTCCGGTTGGCTGCGGCAGGGAGTCGGGATCCGGTGATCACGCTGCCCTCTGTGGGGGTGCACGGTATCCGCTTGGACCTTCCTCAACGGGTATTGGGGATTGGCGGAGTCGTTCTTAGCGGTGCGGACGTTCGTGCCTGGTTGGCCGAGGATGGCGTGGTCAATTTCAAGCCGCTGTTTGCTCCGGTGCCTGCGCCGGAGAAGGCGTCAGGACCAACGGAGCCACCCGCTCCCGCCGCTGCGGGGCCCCCATGGACCGTCGACGTGCAGGCTGTCGAAGTCGATAAGTCACAGGTGGAGTTTGAAGATCGGACCCTCGCCACGCCCGCGCAAGTGACCATCGAAAATCTGCAGGTGACCGCGAAGGATCTGCACGTGCCGTTCCGAGGGTCGATTCCGGTGACGGCCGGTTTCACCCTCAATCAGCAAGGAACATTCGACAGCCGGGGGACTCTGCAACTTGACCCTCTGCAGGCGTCGCTCTCGCTCAAATTGGCGCATATCGGCCTGCGGCCGTTCCAACCTTACCTGGATCGCACCATGCAGGTGGACATCACCGATGGTGAAGTAGAACTGGACGGTGAGGTGACCTATCGAAGCCGGCCCGAGTCTGAACCGATGTTGCGCTACGTGGGCCAGGTGGGGGTGAACAAGTTGCATGTGGCTGAGCGGGTGTCGGGGAAAGAATTTCTGGGATGGACCGCCTTCGGATTGCAGAAGGTGGAGCTGGACCTCTCACCGACCAAGGTCAAGATCGGCGAAATCGCACTTCGCGATCCGGCGGTTCGGCTGGTTACCGGGAAGGACGGCTCGCTGAACCTCTCGAAGCTGATGCGCAAGACGGAACCGCAGGCAGCAGAGTCGACCCCGCCGCCGGCGGCTCGCGAATCGCCCGGTAAGAAGACGGCCCCCACGCCGGTGGATATCGATGTGGTGCGGTTGTCCAAATTGTCGGCGACCTTCATCGACGAATCGATCGACCCGGTCGTGGCGACAGGCATTACTGATCTGAGCGGCACCATCAAAGGCTTGTCTTCCAAGCAGGTGGCCAAGGCTCAGGTGGTGTTGGCCGGTGAAGTCGACGAAGTGGCGCCGATCAAGATTCAAGGCCAGATCAATCCCTTGAGTGAAGACGCGTACACCCATCTGACGTTTCTGTTCCAGGGGGTAGATCTCACGGCGGTCTCGCCCTATGCGGGGAAATATGTCGGCTATCCCATCACCAAGGGGAAACTGTCGCTCGACCTCATGTACCAAGTCTCGAAGAAGCAGCTGGTGGGGGAAAATAAGGTGCTGGTGGACCAGCTGACCTTCGGGGAAAAAACCGATAGCCCGGATGCGACGAGTCTGCCGGTGCGCCTGGCCGTAGGATTGCTCAAAGACCGGCGGGGCCTGATTGATATCGACTTGCCGGTGCGCGGGGACTTGAACGAACCTGATTTCCGCTATGGCCGAGTGGTGCTCAATGCGTTGGTCAATCTGATTACGAAAGTGGCCACCTCGCCGTTTTCGGCGCTGGGTGGGCTCGTGGGCGGCGGAGGAGAAGACTTACAGTTCATCGAATTTGCCGCCGGGATCGAGGAGGTGGGAGAAGCGGAGCAGCGGAAGATCGACTCAATCGCCAACGCGCTTCAGGAGCGACCGGCGTTGCGGGTGGATGTGATTGGGACTGCCGATCCCGCTCGTGATCGTGACGCGCTGGCGATGCAGAAAATTTCCGCCGATGTGCAGCGACGATTTACGCAGGGGGGAACAAAAAATCTCCAAGCGGTCCTCTCGCCCTCTCGCGAGTTCGAACTGCTCAGCGATCTCTATGCGGAGAAGCTGGGCAAGCAGCCTATGAAGAAGGAAGAGCTGCCGGGAGGGAAATCCGTGGAGCGAGTGCTGACAGCCGACGAACTGCGGCAACAGTTGGTGCCGGCCATGGGGGTGGAGGAGTCGGAGTTGCGACTGTTGGCGCAAGGCCGTGCCAAAGCCATTCGCGAGCGCTTGATCGAACAGGGCGGTTTGCCGGAGGATCGGGTCTTTCTGGTAGAAGTGGAACTGGCCCAGTCGGAAGGGAAGCCGATCAGAGCCCACCTCAATTTGACAGGCAATTAG
- a CDS encoding P-loop NTPase fold protein codes for MAVKDYRLWLTVLLVGLSFLVLLYKRSSHYWARYRRTKELQNPPLQYIDIAASLLVAFLTTVVVLYWKSILSLFLVSASDEFRWFLVCLVGMVGIWTVKLFHPSNAASSTSLTLKQNQSAEIFDDPITRDEEDILNRVEFVNALTDQIVGLPLRAPYVFSLDGGWGEGKTSVLNLLQRRLRRNPDAILVSFNPWYVSTDASLVNSFYSALERAVLREYSCVGIRRTIHRYRDLLTPGLKFLGVDFTFSDDPIALHNEIANFINHTGRRLIIIIDDIDRLRSSQVEALFKLIGLTARFRNTIFVLCFDHSMIHKLLKDAINVDPAYLEKIIQQIVKLPAAEQKLIDRFLLMSDSLDTGKHRSAIDRLFDTLKIDDSVRNNFDEKMVGFYQPSFKKLFTNLRQAKRYLNSLRGSLPAVVHEVNLFDFCLLEAIRVNWPALYKDIWVNPWFYVPAWTMELKLADPLPGGADERSREIDEHINLILQGLHQADVARVILEELFFVQIESGFHGRGVNHSGSAATYRSEKRLTHPECFPKYFMYRSPIDDIPDSLVSKFLSDLNALDQSAAEVFVDTTFSKYKEDEKLTQFVGKIAIFSQLLNQERLQAVVRGLYRTAPLLDRRNLEVWRTEYARAERLILRLINDRAKDDDLRLLLEDVVGNSDLALAALITYSCHRAAQVSMFNIAERANLGHLRTIITERLAAYLIEGGRDIFDVMPADANFVLSEWGSDWRTCNGNSKALVESYVLKLSQKTPRRVIDILSGFVRHFAGFDSPGTFDFPHFEKVHDPKIFMELVLQMKGTVPMTEKDQKVVLLYEETYKKWLQKQSGE; via the coding sequence GTGGCAGTTAAAGATTATCGACTCTGGCTTACGGTGCTGTTAGTTGGCCTGAGCTTTTTGGTGCTGCTATACAAAAGGTCGAGCCATTATTGGGCCCGTTATCGACGAACCAAAGAACTTCAGAATCCTCCGTTACAGTATATTGACATTGCCGCATCGTTACTCGTTGCCTTCTTGACAACAGTCGTAGTGTTGTACTGGAAATCTATACTTTCCCTCTTCTTGGTCAGTGCTTCAGACGAGTTCAGATGGTTCCTAGTGTGCCTTGTAGGCATGGTCGGAATTTGGACAGTTAAACTGTTTCATCCATCCAATGCGGCTTCCTCTACAAGCTTAACCTTGAAGCAAAACCAAAGTGCTGAAATTTTCGATGATCCAATTACCCGCGACGAGGAGGATATCCTAAATAGAGTTGAATTCGTCAACGCACTGACTGACCAAATTGTCGGACTGCCTCTACGCGCACCCTATGTATTCAGTCTCGACGGTGGGTGGGGCGAAGGAAAAACATCCGTTCTCAATTTACTGCAACGCAGACTTCGGCGTAATCCAGACGCTATTCTAGTCTCATTTAATCCTTGGTATGTCTCGACCGACGCCTCACTGGTGAACTCATTTTATTCGGCATTAGAAAGAGCGGTACTCAGGGAATATAGCTGCGTTGGTATACGGCGTACGATTCACCGATACCGAGACTTATTGACGCCAGGGCTTAAATTTCTTGGAGTCGATTTTACGTTCAGCGATGATCCGATCGCGCTTCACAATGAGATAGCAAATTTCATAAATCATACGGGCCGTCGCCTTATTATTATAATTGATGACATAGACAGGCTCCGCTCCAGCCAAGTTGAGGCACTGTTTAAATTGATCGGACTGACAGCGCGTTTCAGAAACACAATTTTTGTCCTATGTTTTGATCATTCAATGATTCATAAACTTCTGAAGGACGCCATAAATGTCGATCCCGCTTATCTAGAGAAGATTATTCAGCAGATTGTCAAACTTCCCGCGGCCGAACAGAAATTGATAGATCGCTTTCTTCTCATGTCGGATTCGCTAGACACTGGGAAGCACAGGTCGGCTATTGACAGACTTTTTGATACGCTAAAAATAGATGACAGCGTCAGGAACAACTTCGATGAGAAAATGGTGGGCTTTTACCAGCCTTCATTTAAGAAACTCTTCACCAATCTTCGTCAAGCCAAACGATATCTGAACAGTTTAAGAGGGTCGTTACCCGCCGTGGTACACGAAGTAAATTTGTTTGACTTTTGTCTTCTAGAGGCGATTCGTGTCAATTGGCCGGCTCTCTACAAAGATATTTGGGTGAACCCCTGGTTTTATGTTCCTGCATGGACAATGGAACTCAAACTGGCTGACCCGTTACCTGGTGGAGCTGATGAGCGTAGTAGGGAAATTGATGAGCATATCAATCTTATTTTGCAAGGTCTCCATCAGGCCGATGTGGCCCGCGTAATACTTGAAGAGTTGTTTTTTGTGCAGATCGAAAGCGGTTTTCATGGCCGGGGGGTAAACCATAGTGGGAGTGCAGCTACCTATAGGAGCGAAAAACGTTTGACCCATCCCGAGTGCTTCCCCAAATACTTTATGTATCGCTCACCCATAGACGACATTCCAGATTCTCTCGTATCGAAGTTCCTCTCCGACTTAAATGCGCTAGACCAGTCAGCTGCCGAAGTATTCGTCGATACGACTTTTTCCAAATATAAAGAAGATGAAAAGCTCACGCAGTTTGTTGGAAAAATAGCCATTTTTTCTCAGCTTTTAAATCAAGAGCGTCTTCAGGCTGTTGTTCGTGGGCTTTACCGAACCGCTCCATTACTTGATCGACGGAACTTAGAGGTGTGGAGAACGGAGTATGCTAGGGCCGAACGATTAATTTTACGTCTTATTAATGATCGTGCGAAGGATGATGACTTGAGACTACTGCTTGAAGATGTAGTCGGCAATTCCGATTTAGCCTTAGCTGCCCTAATAACATATTCATGTCATAGAGCAGCACAAGTCTCAATGTTCAACATTGCGGAAAGGGCCAATCTGGGTCATCTGCGAACGATTATCACCGAACGCCTTGCAGCGTATCTTATTGAAGGCGGAAGAGACATTTTTGACGTAATGCCTGCGGATGCGAATTTTGTGCTGAGTGAATGGGGGAGTGATTGGAGGACATGCAATGGAAACAGTAAGGCTCTAGTCGAGTCTTATGTTCTTAAACTCTCCCAGAAGACGCCAAGAAGAGTAATAGATATCTTAAGCGGCTTCGTTCGGCATTTCGCCGGATTTGATTCGCCCGGCACGTTCGATTTTCCGCATTTCGAAAAAGTGCATGACCCCAAAATTTTTATGGAGCTAGTGCTTCAAATGAAGGGCACTGTTCCCATGACGGAAAAGGACCAAAAGGTGGTTTTGTTGTACGAAGAGACCTACAAGAAATGGCTTCAAAAACAATCAGGAGAGTGA
- a CDS encoding helix-turn-helix transcriptional regulator encodes MVPSTKLITIREAANRLGLKESTIRKYILKRQIAYVKPSVRAVRIPIEELERILSAGLRPVIPQPEGAR; translated from the coding sequence ATGGTCCCGAGTACAAAATTGATCACCATTCGAGAAGCCGCGAACCGGTTAGGGCTCAAGGAAAGCACAATCAGGAAGTACATCCTGAAGCGGCAGATTGCCTATGTGAAGCCGTCGGTGCGCGCCGTGCGGATTCCCATCGAGGAACTGGAACGGATTCTCTCTGCCGGCCTCAGGCCGGTAATTCCCCAGCCGGAAGGTGCCCGATGA
- a CDS encoding tyrosine-type recombinase/integrase — protein MKFFPEAIKTRFLTDDEIYRLRHLMEPRVWEMVAFAIETGLRRSEQFNLRWSQIDMDNRVLNLPMPKGSKSRYVPLTDGVCALLSRWDSFTKSPFVFPGKDPLKPLDARSFVHRHFDPALRRAGIVGASWHSLRHTAATRRVLSGASLYGVQQLLGHRDIKTTARYSHLTPGFMQETVSKGSLFSSVDSQAETATGSKTGSAGSTETSGFGQPIDFMVRPAGIEPATLSLEG, from the coding sequence GTGAAATTTTTTCCAGAAGCCATCAAAACCCGGTTTCTAACTGACGACGAAATCTACCGCCTCCGCCACTTGATGGAGCCGCGAGTGTGGGAAATGGTCGCATTCGCGATTGAAACGGGGTTGCGACGATCGGAACAGTTTAATCTACGATGGTCGCAGATCGACATGGATAATCGGGTGCTCAACTTACCGATGCCCAAAGGTTCGAAAAGCCGATATGTGCCATTGACCGACGGGGTATGTGCATTACTTTCCCGGTGGGATTCATTCACGAAGTCCCCTTTCGTATTTCCCGGAAAAGATCCTCTCAAACCCCTGGACGCACGCTCATTTGTCCACCGGCACTTTGACCCAGCGCTACGGCGAGCCGGAATCGTCGGCGCAAGCTGGCATTCCCTGAGGCATACGGCAGCCACCCGGCGGGTACTATCCGGCGCGAGTCTTTACGGGGTGCAGCAACTGTTAGGACATCGCGATATCAAAACGACGGCGAGGTACAGCCATCTGACACCCGGCTTTATGCAGGAGACAGTGAGTAAAGGAAGCCTGTTTTCGAGCGTTGACAGTCAGGCAGAAACGGCAACCGGGAGTAAAACCGGGAGTGCGGGTTCCACTGAGACAAGTGGATTTGGACAACCTATTGATTTTATGGTGCGCCCGGCTGGAATCGAACCAGCGACCCTCAGCTTAGAAGGCTGA
- a CDS encoding arsenate reductase ArsC, whose product MLFLCTGNSARSQMAEALLGAIAGNHFEAHSAGTHPAGLNPVTVEAMQEVGVDVRHHQSKHVQEYLGQSFDSVNTVCDRAKETCPVLPGVGNIRNWSFDDPAAAPPETRLVVFRRMRDEIAKWICRFLVEECQLSLASFRCYCC is encoded by the coding sequence GTGTTGTTCCTGTGCACCGGAAACTCGGCTCGCAGTCAGATGGCCGAGGCGCTACTCGGCGCGATTGCCGGAAATCACTTCGAAGCTCACAGTGCAGGCACGCATCCGGCCGGGTTGAACCCTGTCACTGTCGAAGCCATGCAGGAAGTAGGTGTTGACGTCAGGCATCATCAATCGAAACATGTGCAGGAGTATTTGGGGCAGTCCTTCGACTCTGTCAATACCGTCTGTGATCGTGCAAAGGAGACGTGCCCGGTCCTGCCTGGTGTAGGAAACATCCGCAACTGGTCGTTCGATGACCCGGCTGCGGCGCCGCCGGAGACCCGGTTGGTGGTCTTTCGGCGGATGCGCGATGAAATCGCCAAATGGATCTGTCGTTTTCTGGTTGAAGAGTGCCAGCTGTCCCTCGCCTCCTTCCGTTGCTATTGCTGCTGA
- a CDS encoding arsenite methyltransferase: protein MKGDAMKDEKVLKQVIQAEYGQAARRAKQGKASCCGSGSILEDGKLDPITQNLYDTEETVGLPSEALMASFGCGNPTALATIQPGETVLDLGSGGGIDVFLSARRVGPTGKVYGLDMTDDMLALARENQRKAGVTNVEFLKGEIEDIPLPDNSVDLIISNCVINLSPDKSRVFKEAFRVLKPGGRLAVSDIVVRGAIPSEIRHSVELWAGCVAGALDENDYLSKLTAAGFEHVSLEPTRVYTADDARDFIIGAGLDVEVVAKAVDGKFLSGFIRATKPTVETACCSPGCCS from the coding sequence ATGAAAGGTGATGCCATGAAGGATGAGAAGGTGCTCAAGCAGGTCATTCAGGCCGAATACGGCCAAGCGGCTCGTCGGGCCAAACAGGGGAAAGCCTCCTGCTGTGGATCCGGTAGCATTCTGGAGGACGGCAAGCTCGATCCCATTACCCAAAACCTCTATGACACGGAAGAGACCGTCGGGCTCCCATCCGAAGCCCTGATGGCGTCTTTCGGATGCGGAAACCCGACGGCCTTGGCCACGATACAGCCAGGTGAAACGGTGTTGGATCTCGGATCAGGGGGCGGGATCGACGTGTTCCTATCGGCGCGCAGAGTAGGACCAACCGGCAAGGTGTATGGGCTGGATATGACCGACGACATGCTCGCCTTGGCACGGGAGAATCAACGTAAGGCCGGTGTCACGAATGTGGAATTTCTCAAGGGCGAGATCGAAGACATCCCCCTTCCGGACAATTCGGTGGATCTGATTATCTCGAACTGCGTCATCAATCTCTCCCCGGACAAGTCTCGCGTGTTCAAGGAGGCATTTCGTGTGCTCAAACCCGGTGGGCGGTTAGCTGTATCTGACATTGTGGTCCGTGGTGCCATTCCATCGGAAATCCGTCACAGCGTCGAACTCTGGGCCGGGTGTGTGGCAGGGGCTCTGGACGAAAACGACTATCTGTCCAAATTGACAGCCGCCGGGTTCGAGCACGTGAGCCTTGAACCCACCAGGGTCTACACGGCGGACGACGCCCGGGATTTCATCATCGGGGCGGGGTTGGATGTAGAGGTGGTGGCCAAGGCGGTCGACGGGAAATTTCTCAGTGGATTCATCCGCGCTACAAAGCCGACCGTTGAGACGGCCTGTTGCAGTCCCGGTTGCTGTTCGTGA
- a CDS encoding ArsR/SmtB family transcription factor, protein MITLRSKNLEQAANLFHALSDGTRLRILQQLQGGEHCVCDLTDAFQTGQSRLSFHLKVLKEAGLVLDRRDGRWMYYSLNPEGLNLLEEFLRLLRTVSKAPGRSTCCG, encoded by the coding sequence ATGATCACGTTACGTAGCAAAAACCTCGAGCAGGCCGCAAACCTCTTTCATGCGCTGTCTGATGGAACGCGCTTGCGCATTCTGCAGCAGCTCCAGGGAGGAGAACATTGCGTCTGTGATCTCACCGATGCATTCCAGACCGGACAATCCCGACTCTCCTTCCATTTGAAAGTCTTGAAGGAGGCGGGGTTGGTGCTCGATCGACGTGACGGGCGCTGGATGTACTACTCGCTGAACCCGGAGGGACTGAACTTGTTAGAAGAGTTTCTGAGGCTACTCAGAACGGTTTCAAAGGCACCCGGGCGGTCGACCTGCTGCGGGTGA
- a CDS encoding XTP/dITP diphosphatase — protein MHIVLATRNQHKKQELIDLLRGLDITIRTLDDFPEAPEVVEDGDTCEANAMKKAVEIAQYTGLTAVADDTGLEVDALGGRPGVFAARYAGEQATYEDNCRKLLQELQGVPAGRRSGRFVTVAAIATPEGRRLSVKGVLEGMIAEQPTGSHGFGYDPVFVLPEYGRTLAQLSPEVKNQISHRARAFTQARTLLQQVMAEQHSVGA, from the coding sequence ATGCACATTGTGTTGGCAACCAGGAATCAACACAAGAAGCAGGAACTGATCGACCTGCTGCGTGGTCTGGACATCACGATTCGAACGCTCGATGATTTTCCTGAGGCCCCGGAGGTCGTGGAGGACGGTGACACCTGCGAAGCCAACGCCATGAAGAAGGCCGTGGAGATAGCGCAGTACACGGGGCTCACGGCGGTGGCTGATGATACCGGGCTGGAAGTTGATGCCTTGGGCGGCCGCCCTGGCGTCTTCGCCGCCCGCTACGCAGGCGAACAGGCCACCTATGAGGACAATTGCCGTAAGTTATTGCAGGAACTCCAGGGTGTTCCCGCCGGACGGCGTAGTGGCCGTTTCGTGACCGTCGCGGCCATTGCGACGCCGGAAGGGAGACGGTTGTCGGTCAAAGGCGTGTTGGAAGGCATGATTGCCGAACAGCCGACCGGTTCCCATGGATTCGGGTATGATCCGGTGTTTGTGCTCCCGGAATACGGTCGAACCCTGGCGCAGTTGTCGCCGGAGGTCAAAAATCAAATCAGCCATCGTGCCCGCGCCTTCACCCAGGCAAGGACATTGTTGCAACAGGTGATGGCTGAACAACACTCAGTCGGGGCGTAG
- the rph gene encoding ribonuclease PH, producing MGRIDGRRRDQIRPVKVTRNFTKHAEGSVLIEMGDTKVICTASVEEKVPPFLKGKGTGWVTAEYAMLPRATHDRSPRESVKGKQGGRTLEIQRLVGRALRAVIDTSRLGERTIWIDCDVIQADGGTRTASITGAFIALADAVSVLKRRELIKVNPLTDYLAAISIGKVGGHVMVDLAYEEDSHAEVDLNLVMTGAGQYVEVQGTAEKTPFNKKDMDEFLDLGWGAIRELVDLQKSLIGALS from the coding sequence TTGGGGCGTATCGATGGACGACGGCGGGATCAAATTCGGCCCGTGAAGGTCACGCGCAATTTTACGAAACATGCCGAAGGCTCAGTCCTGATCGAGATGGGGGACACCAAGGTCATCTGCACCGCCTCGGTCGAGGAAAAGGTTCCCCCGTTTCTCAAGGGGAAAGGGACCGGCTGGGTGACCGCCGAATATGCCATGCTGCCGCGGGCCACGCACGATCGGTCACCTCGCGAATCGGTGAAGGGCAAGCAAGGTGGGCGGACGCTGGAGATTCAACGCCTGGTCGGTCGGGCGCTGCGCGCCGTGATCGACACGAGCCGGTTGGGAGAGCGGACCATTTGGATCGATTGCGATGTCATCCAGGCCGACGGGGGGACTCGCACGGCGTCCATCACCGGAGCGTTCATCGCCCTCGCGGATGCTGTGTCTGTGCTCAAACGGCGCGAACTGATCAAGGTCAATCCATTGACCGACTACCTGGCCGCCATCAGTATCGGTAAGGTCGGTGGTCATGTGATGGTGGATTTGGCCTACGAGGAAGACTCGCACGCTGAAGTGGACTTGAACTTGGTGATGACCGGCGCCGGGCAGTACGTCGAAGTACAGGGGACGGCTGAAAAAACGCCGTTCAACAAGAAAGATATGGACGAATTCCTCGACCTTGGGTGGGGAGCCATCCGTGAGCTGGTGGACCTGCAGAAGTCGCTGATCGGTGCGTTGAGTTAA